In one window of Comamonas testosteroni DNA:
- the gcl gene encoding glyoxylate carboligase, with protein sequence MAKMKAIDAAVLVLEKEGVTVTFGVPGAAINPLYAAMKNHGGIGHILARHVEGASHMAEGYTRAVAGNIGVCIGTSGPAGTDMITGLYSASADSIPILCITGQAPRSRLHKEDFQAVDIASIAKPVTKWATTVLEPAQVPRAFQQAFHLMRSGRPGPVLIDLPIDVQLAEIEFDIDTYEPLAAYKPTASRKQAEKAIEMLNESERPLLVSGGGVINADASDLMVELAEILNVPVIPTLMGWGTIPDDHPLMVGMCGLQTSHRYGNANMLASDFVFGIGNRWANRHTGSVEVYTKGRKFIHVDIEPTQIGRVFAPDYGIVSDAKAALEQFVAVAKEWKAAGKLKCRKAWVAECQGRKNSVEYLRKTNFDSVPMKPQRVYQCMNRTLDRDTTYVSTIGLSQIAGAQFLHVYKPRNWINCGQAGPLGWTTPAALGVRVADPQRKIVALSGDYDFQFMIEELAVGAQFKLPYVHVLVNNSYLGLIRQAQRAFSIDYCVQLAFDNINMDEGDATRGYGVDHVKVVEGLGCKAIRVHRAEDFAPAMQQAEAWMAEHQTPVVIECILERVTNISMGAEIDNVVEFEDLATEKADAPSALALLD encoded by the coding sequence ATGGCCAAAATGAAAGCAATCGACGCCGCAGTCCTGGTGCTCGAAAAAGAAGGTGTAACCGTGACGTTTGGTGTGCCCGGCGCGGCCATCAACCCGCTGTACGCTGCAATGAAGAACCACGGCGGCATCGGTCACATTCTGGCCCGTCACGTCGAAGGCGCCAGCCACATGGCCGAAGGCTACACCCGTGCTGTAGCCGGCAATATCGGCGTGTGCATCGGCACCAGCGGCCCTGCCGGCACCGACATGATCACCGGTCTGTACTCGGCCAGCGCCGACTCCATCCCCATCCTGTGCATTACCGGCCAGGCTCCCCGCTCGCGTCTGCACAAGGAAGACTTTCAGGCCGTGGACATCGCCTCCATCGCCAAGCCCGTGACCAAGTGGGCGACCACCGTGCTGGAGCCCGCCCAGGTGCCACGCGCCTTCCAGCAGGCCTTCCACCTGATGCGCTCCGGCCGCCCCGGCCCCGTGCTGATCGACCTGCCCATCGACGTGCAGCTGGCCGAGATCGAATTCGATATCGACACCTACGAGCCCCTGGCCGCCTACAAGCCCACCGCTTCGCGCAAGCAGGCCGAGAAGGCCATCGAGATGCTCAACGAATCCGAGCGTCCCTTGCTGGTCTCCGGCGGCGGTGTGATCAACGCCGATGCTTCCGACCTGATGGTCGAGCTGGCCGAGATCCTGAACGTGCCCGTGATCCCCACCCTGATGGGCTGGGGCACCATCCCTGACGATCACCCCCTGATGGTCGGCATGTGCGGTCTGCAGACCAGCCACCGCTACGGCAACGCCAACATGCTGGCTTCGGACTTCGTGTTCGGCATCGGCAACCGCTGGGCCAACCGCCACACCGGCTCGGTCGAGGTCTACACCAAGGGCCGCAAGTTCATCCACGTGGACATCGAGCCCACGCAGATCGGCCGCGTGTTCGCGCCCGACTACGGCATCGTCTCCGATGCCAAGGCGGCTCTGGAGCAATTCGTTGCCGTCGCCAAGGAGTGGAAGGCTGCCGGCAAGCTCAAGTGCCGCAAGGCCTGGGTGGCCGAGTGCCAGGGTCGCAAGAACAGCGTCGAGTACCTGCGCAAGACCAACTTCGACAGCGTGCCGATGAAGCCCCAGCGCGTCTACCAGTGCATGAACCGCACTCTGGATCGCGACACCACCTATGTGTCCACCATCGGTCTGTCGCAGATCGCCGGTGCCCAGTTCCTGCACGTGTACAAGCCCCGCAACTGGATCAACTGCGGCCAGGCCGGTCCTCTGGGCTGGACCACTCCAGCCGCCTTGGGCGTGCGCGTGGCCGACCCCCAGCGCAAGATCGTGGCGCTGTCCGGCGACTACGACTTCCAGTTCATGATCGAAGAGCTGGCCGTGGGCGCGCAGTTCAAGCTGCCCTATGTTCACGTGCTGGTCAACAACAGCTACCTGGGTCTGATCCGTCAGGCACAGCGAGCTTTCTCGATCGACTATTGCGTGCAATTGGCGTTCGACAATATCAACATGGATGAGGGTGATGCCACCCGTGGCTACGGTGTTGACCATGTTAAGGTCGTTGAGGGTCTGGGTTGCAAGGCGATTCGCGTTCATCGCGCCGAAGACTTTGCCCCCGCCATGCAGCAGGCCGAAGCCTGGATGGCCGAGCACCAGACCCCTGTGGTGATCGAGTGCATCCTGGAGCGTGTGACCAACATCTCCATGGGCGCCGAAATCGACAACGTGGTCGAGTTCGAAGACCTGGCGACCGAAAAGGCCGACGCGCCCAGCGCACTGGCCCTGCTGGACTGA
- the hyi gene encoding hydroxypyruvate isomerase yields the protein MPRFAANLSMLFTEVPFLERFERAANAGFEAVEFLFPYAHTVEEIKERLDATGLKIVLHNLPAGDWDAGERGIACDPKRVDEFRAGVAKAVTYAHALGVPQLNCLAGKVPAGVDAAVVRRTFVENLRFAAAALSAANIRLLIEPINPFDIPGFYLNRTDDALSILDEVGAPNAYVQYDIYHAQRVEGELAATMQKQLGRIGHIQLADNPGRNEPGTGEINYPFLFAHLDRIGYDGWIGCEYKPANGTESGLGWLQKIGGWSKAAVAA from the coding sequence ATGCCCCGTTTTGCAGCCAACCTGAGCATGTTGTTCACCGAGGTGCCTTTCCTCGAGCGTTTTGAGCGTGCCGCAAACGCAGGCTTTGAAGCCGTGGAGTTTCTCTTTCCCTACGCTCATACCGTGGAAGAGATCAAGGAGCGCCTGGACGCCACCGGCCTGAAGATTGTTCTGCACAACCTGCCCGCAGGCGACTGGGATGCAGGCGAGCGCGGCATTGCCTGCGACCCCAAGCGCGTGGACGAGTTCCGCGCCGGCGTGGCCAAGGCAGTGACCTATGCCCACGCCCTGGGTGTGCCCCAGCTCAACTGCCTGGCCGGCAAGGTTCCTGCCGGTGTCGACGCTGCCGTGGTGCGCCGCACTTTCGTGGAAAACCTGCGCTTTGCTGCCGCCGCCCTGAGCGCCGCCAACATCCGCCTGCTGATCGAGCCGATCAACCCCTTCGACATTCCCGGCTTCTACCTGAACCGCACTGACGATGCGCTGTCCATCCTGGACGAAGTGGGTGCGCCCAACGCCTATGTGCAGTACGACATCTACCACGCCCAGCGCGTGGAGGGCGAGCTGGCCGCCACCATGCAAAAGCAGCTGGGCCGTATCGGCCATATCCAGCTGGCTGACAACCCCGGTCGGAACGAACCGGGCACGGGCGAGATCAACTACCCCTTCCTGTTCGCACACCTGGATCGCATCGGCTACGACGGCTGGATCGGCTGCGAATACAAGCCCGCCAACGGCACCGAGTCCGGCCTGGGCTGGCTGCAGAAGATCGGCGGCTGGAGCAAGGCGGCAGTGGCTGCCTGA
- the glxR gene encoding 2-hydroxy-3-oxopropionate reductase, giving the protein MNASSLKLGFIGLGIMGAPMCGHLIAAGHQLFVNTVGKVPANIADTSATQCTTARGVAERADIIFIMVPDTPDVEKVLFGEDGVAAGLKGSSGKIVVDMSSISPVATKDFAKRIEAAGAQYLDAPVSGGEVGAKNGTLSIMVGGPDAAFERVKPLFDKMGKNITLVGGNGDGQTAKVANQIIVALNIEAVAEALLFASRAGADPARVREALLGGFASSKILEVHAERMIKRTFDPGFRIALHQKDLNLALSSARQLGVSLPNTAQAQELFNSCVAHGGAGWDHSGMVRALEIQANFEIGQKAE; this is encoded by the coding sequence ATGAACGCATCGTCTCTCAAGCTGGGCTTTATCGGTCTGGGCATCATGGGCGCGCCCATGTGCGGCCACCTGATTGCGGCCGGCCACCAACTGTTCGTCAACACCGTGGGCAAGGTGCCTGCCAACATCGCCGATACCAGCGCCACCCAGTGCACCACCGCTCGCGGTGTGGCCGAGCGTGCCGACATCATCTTCATCATGGTGCCCGACACTCCCGACGTGGAGAAGGTGCTGTTCGGTGAAGACGGCGTGGCCGCTGGCCTCAAGGGCAGCTCCGGCAAGATCGTGGTCGACATGTCCTCCATCTCGCCCGTGGCCACCAAGGACTTTGCCAAGCGCATCGAAGCCGCTGGTGCTCAGTACCTGGATGCTCCCGTCTCCGGTGGTGAAGTCGGTGCCAAGAACGGCACCCTGTCCATCATGGTCGGCGGCCCTGACGCAGCCTTCGAGCGCGTCAAGCCCCTGTTCGACAAGATGGGCAAGAACATCACCCTGGTGGGCGGCAATGGCGACGGCCAGACAGCCAAGGTGGCCAACCAGATCATCGTGGCGCTGAACATCGAAGCCGTGGCCGAAGCCCTGCTGTTCGCATCGCGCGCCGGTGCCGACCCGGCCCGCGTGCGTGAAGCCCTGCTGGGCGGCTTTGCCTCTTCCAAGATCCTGGAAGTGCATGCCGAACGCATGATCAAGCGCACCTTCGATCCCGGCTTCCGCATCGCCTTGCACCAGAAGGACCTGAACCTGGCCCTGTCCAGCGCGCGTCAGCTGGGCGTGTCGCTGCCCAACACCGCTCAGGCCCAGGAACTGTTCAACAGCTGCGTGGCCCACGGCGGTGCGGGCTGGGACCATTCCGGCATGGTGCGCGCCCTGGAAATCCAGGCCAACTTCGAAATCGGTCAGAAGGCTGAATAA
- the ggt gene encoding gamma-glutamyltransferase — protein MQLRTTALAASLLIALAGLSACSSTATLEPASNERAASRSDANAQAPAPAVTQSAAAQAAAAAYDFELDVFHPVIAKNGMVASEQELATQIGVDILKAGGNAVDAAVAVGFALAVALPNAGNIGGGGFMMVHDARSGKDIALDFREVAPRGASRNMYLDAGGKVIDGKSLYTHYAVGVPGTVAGMTHALSRWGSMPLARVMAPAIALADKGYPVSVTLAKTLDQEKKNMGRWPATQAVFWRNGAPLQTGERLVQKDLAQSLRLISQQGAKAFYEGAIAQKIVAEMAPHAHALSLLDLRDYKVAEREPVRGSYRGYQIVTMPPPSSGGAHLIQILNMMERWPMNQWGADSAQSVHYMTEAMKLAYADRSEYLGDPDFVKIPLKGLISKSYASELAASIKPQQARSGKDIRPGRPQPYESDQTTHYSVVDKAGNAVAVTYTLNTNFGSGIVAKGTGILLNNEMDDFSAKPGVANAYGLVGGDANAVQAGKRPLSSMTPTLVLKDGKPVLVTGSPGGARIITTVLQQIVNHIDFGMNPAEAAATPRFHHQWTPDELRVEKGFSPDTLALLRQWGHKVALKASMGRTQTIEIRDGLLRGASDPRNPDGKTMGF, from the coding sequence ATGCAATTGCGCACCACCGCCCTGGCAGCCAGCCTGCTCATCGCTCTGGCCGGCCTGAGCGCCTGCAGCAGCACGGCCACGCTGGAGCCCGCCAGCAACGAACGCGCGGCCAGCCGTAGCGATGCCAATGCTCAGGCGCCAGCGCCTGCCGTCACCCAGAGCGCCGCCGCCCAGGCAGCCGCTGCCGCCTATGACTTCGAGCTGGATGTCTTTCACCCCGTTATCGCCAAGAACGGCATGGTGGCCTCGGAGCAGGAGCTGGCCACGCAGATCGGCGTGGATATTCTCAAGGCGGGCGGCAATGCCGTCGATGCCGCCGTGGCCGTGGGCTTTGCACTGGCAGTGGCCTTGCCCAACGCCGGCAATATCGGCGGCGGCGGCTTCATGATGGTGCACGACGCCAGGAGCGGCAAGGACATTGCACTGGACTTCCGCGAAGTGGCCCCCCGGGGCGCGTCACGCAATATGTATCTGGATGCCGGCGGCAAGGTCATCGACGGAAAATCGCTCTACACCCACTACGCCGTGGGTGTGCCCGGCACCGTGGCAGGCATGACGCACGCGCTCTCGCGCTGGGGCAGCATGCCGCTGGCCAGGGTCATGGCTCCGGCGATTGCGCTGGCGGACAAGGGCTACCCTGTCAGCGTCACCCTGGCCAAGACTCTGGATCAGGAAAAAAAGAACATGGGCCGCTGGCCTGCCACCCAGGCCGTTTTCTGGAGAAACGGCGCTCCGCTGCAAACTGGCGAGAGGCTGGTGCAAAAGGACCTGGCGCAGTCTCTGCGCCTGATCAGCCAGCAAGGTGCCAAGGCCTTCTACGAGGGCGCGATCGCGCAGAAGATCGTGGCCGAGATGGCGCCGCACGCCCATGCCCTCAGCTTGCTGGACCTGCGCGACTACAAGGTGGCCGAGCGCGAACCCGTGCGCGGCAGCTATCGCGGCTACCAGATCGTGACCATGCCCCCGCCCTCTTCGGGCGGTGCGCACCTGATTCAGATCCTGAACATGATGGAGCGCTGGCCCATGAATCAATGGGGTGCCGACAGCGCGCAAAGCGTGCACTACATGACCGAGGCCATGAAGCTCGCCTATGCCGACCGCTCGGAGTACCTGGGCGACCCGGACTTCGTGAAGATTCCGCTCAAGGGGCTGATCTCCAAGAGCTATGCCAGCGAGCTGGCCGCAAGCATCAAGCCCCAGCAGGCCAGGTCCGGCAAGGACATCCGGCCCGGCAGGCCCCAACCTTATGAAAGCGACCAGACCACCCATTACTCCGTGGTGGACAAGGCCGGCAACGCGGTGGCCGTAACCTACACGCTGAACACCAATTTCGGCAGCGGCATCGTCGCCAAGGGCACGGGGATTTTGCTCAACAACGAGATGGACGATTTCTCGGCCAAGCCCGGTGTGGCCAATGCCTATGGTCTGGTGGGGGGCGATGCGAATGCCGTGCAGGCTGGCAAGCGGCCGCTGTCCTCCATGACACCGACCCTGGTGCTCAAGGACGGCAAGCCGGTTCTGGTCACCGGCAGCCCGGGCGGAGCGCGCATCATCACCACGGTGCTCCAGCAAATCGTCAATCACATCGACTTCGGCATGAACCCGGCCGAGGCTGCGGCCACGCCGCGCTTTCACCACCAGTGGACGCCTGACGAGTTGCGCGTTGAAAAAGGCTTCAGCCCCGATACGCTGGCCCTGCTCAGGCAATGGGGCCACAAGGTGGCACTGAAGGCATCCATGGGCCGCACGCAGACCATCGAGATCCGCGACGGCCTGCTGCGCGGCGCTTCGGACCCGCGCAACCCCGATGGAAAAACCATGGGGTTCTGA
- the uraH gene encoding hydroxyisourate hydrolase, translating to MGLSTHVLDTMNGCPAAGMAVELFSTEGDKATLIKSLVLNHDGRTDAPLFDNNTLKVGTYRLTFDVAAYFKARDVQLPEPSFLNKVSLDFGVANVEQHYHVPLLVSPWSYSTYRGS from the coding sequence ATGGGCCTGAGCACCCACGTTCTCGACACCATGAATGGCTGCCCCGCCGCAGGCATGGCCGTCGAGCTGTTTTCCACCGAAGGCGACAAGGCCACGCTGATCAAGAGCCTGGTGCTCAATCATGACGGCCGCACCGATGCGCCGCTGTTCGACAACAACACGCTCAAGGTCGGCACTTACCGCCTTACCTTTGATGTTGCGGCCTACTTCAAGGCCCGTGACGTGCAACTGCCCGAGCCCAGCTTTCTGAACAAGGTGAGCCTGGACTTCGGCGTGGCCAATGTGGAGCAGCACTACCATGTGCCTCTGCTGGTCAGCCCCTGGAGCTACTCCACCTATCGCGGCTCCTGA
- a CDS encoding DoxX family protein, producing the protein MKFWNYFHHPKAALVVLRVTLALLMLLHGWAKIRYGIGSIEAKIESLGAPGFLAYAVYLGEVIAPLLLLVGLWVVPAALVIAINMVVAFALMHTRQILMLNNTGGWALELQAFYLVSALVVAMAYSKGK; encoded by the coding sequence ATGAAGTTCTGGAATTACTTTCACCACCCCAAGGCAGCTCTGGTCGTGCTGCGTGTCACCCTGGCTTTGCTCATGCTGCTGCACGGCTGGGCCAAGATTCGTTATGGCATAGGCAGCATCGAGGCCAAGATCGAGAGCCTGGGCGCGCCGGGATTTCTGGCCTATGCGGTCTATCTGGGCGAAGTGATCGCGCCCTTGCTGTTGCTGGTGGGCCTGTGGGTGGTACCGGCCGCACTGGTGATTGCCATCAATATGGTGGTGGCATTTGCGCTGATGCACACCCGGCAGATTCTGATGCTCAACAACACCGGCGGCTGGGCGCTGGAGCTGCAGGCCTTTTATTTGGTGAGCGCCCTGGTGGTGGCCATGGCCTATTCCAAGGGGAAATAA
- a CDS encoding BPSL1445 family SYLF domain-containing lipoprotein — translation MRQISLRSVAMAAALAAGALTMTACTTTKPDTASAPRSDSTTVNTRANAALERLYQTAPGSKEMVQRAKGVLIFPSVIGGSFVVGVEHGRGVLRVGGSNRGFYSTTAASIGWQAGGQSKAVIYVFNTQEALDKFLKSDGWSVGADATVAAGRIGANGSVDTTTAQAPVTSYVLTNAGLEAGVSLQGTKITKVVE, via the coding sequence ATGCGTCAAATTTCTCTGCGTTCTGTTGCGATGGCTGCCGCACTGGCTGCCGGTGCCTTGACCATGACGGCCTGCACCACGACCAAGCCTGATACGGCATCGGCTCCCCGCTCCGATTCCACAACGGTCAATACCCGTGCCAATGCCGCTCTGGAGCGCCTGTACCAGACCGCACCAGGATCCAAGGAAATGGTGCAACGTGCCAAGGGGGTGCTGATCTTCCCGTCGGTGATTGGCGGCAGCTTTGTGGTCGGGGTCGAGCATGGTCGTGGCGTGCTGCGCGTGGGCGGCTCCAACCGTGGTTTCTACAGCACGACAGCGGCCTCTATCGGATGGCAAGCTGGTGGCCAGTCCAAGGCTGTGATCTATGTGTTCAACACGCAGGAAGCGCTGGACAAGTTCCTCAAGAGCGACGGCTGGTCCGTGGGGGCTGATGCCACCGTGGCTGCCGGCCGGATCGGTGCCAACGGCAGCGTGGACACCACGACTGCCCAGGCTCCCGTCACCAGCTATGTGCTGACCAATGCGGGCCTGGAAGCGGGCGTGTCTCTGCAGGGCACGAAGATCACCAAAGTGGTCGAATAA
- the xdhC gene encoding xanthine dehydrogenase accessory protein XdhC, whose amino-acid sequence MWSETQQGILNRLAQQPLCWVQVQATRGSVPREEGAWMAVFADEVMGTIGGGHLEWQAIAKARQLLAQWGADPAALREHIQRYALGPSLGQCCGGALELHFAWFDASEVQRLRALMPEPSQCVALFGAGHVGHALVRILRSLPYRVIWVDSRDAVFPVEEQIGVQCEHSDPVQAAVAQLPPQSQVLIMSFSHAEDLEVVAQCLLRQRERGDLPFVGLIGSKTKWASFSSRLRSRGFSDAELVHITCPIGVPGITGKEPEVIAVAVAAQLLQRLSAS is encoded by the coding sequence ATGTGGAGTGAAACACAGCAAGGAATCTTGAATCGTCTGGCGCAGCAGCCGCTGTGCTGGGTGCAGGTACAGGCCACTCGTGGCTCCGTGCCCCGTGAGGAGGGGGCCTGGATGGCTGTGTTTGCCGATGAGGTGATGGGGACGATCGGCGGTGGTCATCTGGAGTGGCAGGCCATTGCCAAGGCTCGCCAGTTGCTGGCGCAGTGGGGTGCAGACCCCGCAGCCTTGCGCGAGCATATCCAGCGGTATGCGCTTGGCCCCAGTCTGGGCCAATGTTGCGGCGGTGCGCTGGAGTTGCACTTTGCATGGTTTGACGCCAGCGAGGTCCAACGTCTGCGGGCCTTGATGCCCGAGCCGTCGCAATGTGTGGCCCTGTTCGGGGCGGGCCATGTGGGGCATGCGCTGGTGCGCATTTTGCGCAGCTTGCCGTACCGCGTGATCTGGGTGGACAGCCGTGATGCAGTCTTTCCCGTGGAGGAGCAGATAGGGGTGCAGTGCGAGCATTCCGATCCGGTGCAGGCTGCCGTGGCACAGCTGCCGCCGCAGTCGCAGGTGCTCATCATGAGCTTCAGCCATGCCGAAGACCTGGAGGTAGTGGCCCAATGCCTGCTGCGTCAGCGCGAGCGCGGAGATCTGCCTTTTGTGGGGTTGATTGGCAGCAAGACCAAATGGGCCAGCTTCAGCAGCCGCTTGCGCAGTCGAGGGTTCAGCGATGCAGAGTTGGTCCACATCACCTGCCCGATCGGCGTGCCGGGCATTACCGGCAAGGAGCCTGAGGTGATCGCTGTGGCGGT